The region GCGGTTTGACTGTGCCCGGGATCGAACCCTCACTCGGGAGGGGTGTGAGAAGCGAGGCTGCTGCTATGTGCCCTTGCTTCAGTCTGCATTCAGTGGCCCGCCGTGGTGCTTCTACCCTGTTTCTTTCCCTGGCTACAAAATGGGACCACTTCTACCCACACCTAAGGGTCAGACAGCTAGCCTTACTCGGACCGCTCTGTCTTACCTTCCCGGAGACGTCTCCACACTTCAGCTTGAAGTGATGTCTGAGGAACCAGGCCGCCTACACCTCACAGTAAGTAGCTTAGATTAACTTTGAGGGGAATGTAGACAGAAAGATTGATAGGCATGAGTCACTTAAcattacatctgtatatgttaGGTCAACTAGTTAATGGGTGTAAATATGGAGCTGGTCTTTCTTTGCTGCTAAAGTAACCTCCTTTTTACTGGGAAGGTTTTTGAGCAGACTTTGGTACATAACTGTAGATATTTACTTTCCTTCAGCCAGAAAGAACAGTGGGGCTGGGTATTCTGTTGGGCAGTAAGATTTACCTCAGGTTCTAGTTTATCAAAAATGTCGGATGAAAGTTAGAGAcatggctctgtgcagaccagccTGTGGCTTTTCTCAGCCAGCATGGATTctgtaaaattaattattggaagaaaaaaaaaacataaaccagGTTTTTAACCAATTTTGTTGTATTCTTCTCCCAAACGCAGCTGAAGGATCCTTTGTCTGCTCGATATGAAGTTCCCTTTGTCACAGTGCCACCCAGCAGACCTGCAGACAAGCAGAGTCTCCTCTATGATGTAGAGTTTCATCCAGATCCGTTTGGCTTTGTCGTTCGTCGCAGATCCAATGGCCGAGTGTTGTAAGTTTCTCAGTGAAGATTATTTATTAGTGAAATGCAAAGGATTGTTTTGCTGCAATGCATGGGCAAAGTTATGTGAACATATGACTGTTAGCTCAATGAACATCCATtccattgttattttttatgtcaCTAGACTGTCTCTATGTTGTGTGTCTTAGAGTAAATACCACCGTAGCACCGTTGTTGTTCGCTGACCAGTACCTACAACTCTCCACTTCTCTGGCCTCCTCTTTGGTGTCTGGATTTGGGGAGCACTACACTCAACTTACTCTGGACCTCAACTGGACCTCAATCACCCTGTGGAACAGAGACATGGCACCGCACGTGGGTACATCAACTGTTCCATCTGTCCCAATATATAAAGTAATCTAGTGTAGACTTTTAATAAAAagtgttttgattttttttcccaCAGAGTGATGCCAATCTGTATGGCTCTCATCCCTTCTGTTTAGTACAGGAGGGTGATGGTCATGCGTATGGTATCTTCCTACTCAACAGCAATGCTATGGGTGAGTAAATGGACACAGTAATTGAGACATTTTTGTGCAGCGTTTCCATAAATTGGATGTTTTTTGTATGTAGAAGTGGCATTGCAGCCCATGCCAGCAGTAACCTGGGTGACCATAGGAGGAATTCTTGACTTTTACATCTTCCTAGGACCAGATCCACAAAGTGTGGTGCGACAGTATCATGAGGTTATCGGTAAGCAGCCTTTAACATCTACGTAATTTGTGTTTCAGGACATTCAGAATTCATTTCATAATGTTCTAATCTAGGATATGCCATGATGCCACCCTATTGGTCGCTGGGCTTTCATCTGTGCCGCTGGGGCTACACCTCCAGCAATGTAACAAGATCTGTGGTGCAGCGTATGCACCAGGCCCAGTTCCCTCTGGTAAGTAAATATGCCTTGTAAGATATTCTTAGTTCCAAAGTGTTTTTATTGAGATTCTGTTTATAGTTTTTTGTATGAATACAATCTCAATCTGATGGATGTAAAATACAGAACAATATTTGGCTGTTATCTCTAAGCTCTTTCCACCTCAATTAGCTGTTGTTTAAAGCAGCAAGCATCTACCAACCCAGTCTGTTGGATTTCAAGCAGGGAACTTGACTTTTGAGTCCAGTCCACATATTTTCAATAGCAATCATGTCAGGACTGAAAAAAGGCCAATCCAAAAAGTCATTTCTCTTTTGGGGgactttaaaaattaaaataaggtTTATATGAATTACATTTCATAAAATGGATACATTGATACAATTCTGTGGCAGGACGTACAGTGGAATGATCTCGATTATGCTGACAAGAAAAGAGTCTTTACTTTCGACCCTCAGAGGTTTGGAGACCTGCCTGAGATGGTGCAAGAGTTTCATCAGCAGGGGATGAAGTACATACTCATTTTGGTAAGTGTCTTGGTTTAATCTGTTTAATCTCTTAGTGAAGAGTTGAACTTTGAAAAAGAGGAGACCCTGTGAACCTCTATGTGACTTTGCCACGAAGTCTGTGCCATGATATAAGTGCCATGAATAATTTCATAaattaatacactatatggccaaaagtatttggacacctgactgtgagcttgttggacattctaattaaaaaacaattgctattaaaataaagtgacctctatgtgatcttggtcaagaaagcctcaactgatgttcccgttaattccaaagctgttcattcCAGTGGGGCGGGGGTCagggtttctttaaaccaagcttttcatcatgtctttatagagcttgattTGAGACACAGTCATGCTACAGATGTATGTTATTATTTGACTTTGACTGTATGTTCACACCGTAATTTGGTTACTAAGTGGACAGAATCATAATAACCGCGTGTGGTTGGTTTTAGGATCCAGGCATCAGTAGCTCAAGTCCTCCAGGTTCATATAAGCCCTTTGATGATGGAGAGCGGCGTGGAGTGTTCATCAAAAACCTTACAGGACAAACGCTTATCGGAAAGGTCAGGCTGCACCAAAAAATttactattataatttttaatatttgccattttatctgtattaacttctaagcaacacccattaacaaaaacactgattattattaattcattatgtgtgcgtgtgtgtgtgtgtgtgtgtgtgtgtgtgtgtgtgtgtgtgtgtcaggtatGGCCAGGTCCAACAGCGTTTCCAGACTTCACCAATCCAGAATGTGTAAGCTGGTGGAAAGAGTGTATCAGTGACTTCCATGCTACTGTGCCATTTGACGGCCTCTGGATAGTGAGTTGAACTGATCtgatggtcaggcgtccacacacttttgaccACAAtgtgtatattgtttttttctcttttcattAGATGCTTGTTTGTTGTCGCAATTTCCTTGGCAGGACATGAATGAACCTGCTAGTTTTGTTCCAGGCTCTGTGCATGGATGCCCATCTACCAACCTGGAGAACCCACCATATGTTCCAGGTCAGTACTGTAATTCAGACGGTGGACAAAATATCAGAATCCGGTAACAATTTTGTAATATCAAGGAGCAAATAAAGTCTTTCAGTTTAACATCTTGTGCTGCAGATGTTATTGAAGGCCGGCTGAACTCAGGTACGCTGTGTATGACCAGCCAGCAGGTGTATTCTTCTCATTACAATCTGCACAACCTGTATGGACTAACCGAGGCCATCGCCACACACAGGTTAGACTTTCACTCTTTCACACATGCATGTTTAGttcaccagtgctgacatctcaagttctcagccagctgggcatctgcacagacacaCGACTGTTATAACATCCAGCACTTTTTAATTGTCATATTATTCTATACCTTTACACAGTGCGTTGCTGAAAGTGAGAGGCTCTCGGCCGTTTGTGCTGTCCCGCTCCTCTTTTCCTGGACTGGGCAGATTCTCAGGACACTGGACAGGAGATGTTAGGAGTGACTGGGAGCAGCTAAGATATTCCATCCCTGGtaagaattaaaaaatatgCCTGGCATGTCATTATCATTTCAGTTTCATTGCATTGCTTGCATTTGATTGATAAGTGGGGTAAAGGGGTCTATAAAGTGTACAGAATAAcatatgggctacagtcagtaactgtataccctcAGAGTTCATCTGTAAGGTAGGTGGGTTGGTAAGCATTTATGACATGAGTGCATGGCAAACAGAAGAAtgtgaaagaaaagaaaggtgtgtgtgtgtatgtgtgtgttgcagcTGTGCTCCTGTTTGGACTTTATGGAGTTCCTTTGGTTGGGGCAGATGTGTGTGGATTCGAAGGGGACACTAACGAGGAACTGTGTGTGCGCTGGACCCAGTTAGGAGCTTTTTATCCATTCATGAGGAACCACAACGACAGACCTAATGCTGTAAGATCCAAAAACCgattcagttttattttatattctgttttattatatatCACCTGTACAACGTGTAGTGTGAGTAATGAGCAGAACCAAAATTTAAACCTTAAATTTATAATCTATTACTGGCACTCAGTGTTgtagcggtaaaatacgcttgCCCACTATAGCTGAAATCCGGGACCcaattctcagcagtgctatcagccagttggccatctacacagacatggttagctatgtctgagggattgaGGGGTGGCTGAACAGTTtggccattgggaggtgcacttgtcagtgctccTTGTCAGTATGGAACTGTCCTGGACAGACGAGCTGCCTCCAAAGGCGGCATGATGGTCCTCTCATGAGTGGGTCCCAAACATGGATCCACACTAGGCACAGGCTGTTAGTGGTGAGCCATCCTGCTTGTGTTATAGACATGCCCGGGTTGTTTCCCCATTTTTAATCTCCACAAGGGGCGTtaatgtacaagttcattttgcgTTTATGTGCCTTGTTAAATTTATATTGGTTACACATCAATGTTTCTTTGTACTTTAGCCCCAGGAGCCATACGTATTTGGACAGGAGGCCCAGGCAGCCATGAGGAACGTGATAATGCTGAGATACTCTCTCCTGCCttttctctacacacttttcCACCATGCACACACGTCAGCCAGCACTGTGGCTAGGCCACTGTTTTTGGAGTAAGAAGCTCATTAATAAATGTCGCTTTAAAATTTAGTTCACATGGATTCTTTATTATAGTAcctatatttattatttgattattttgtcCTGTTAGGTTTCCCTCTGATCCAAACTGCCAGACCATAGATAGACAGTTCCTCTGGGGGAGCTCTCTGCTCATCACTCCAGTCCTGGAACAGGGAGCAGTGGAGCTGGCTGCCTACCTTCCTCCCTCCCTGTGGTACAGCCTGCACAacgtaaaattttttttttatccttatAGTTACAAATACAGAGCTCTgttatatacatgtacatttacTTGGGTATCAAATGCCAGTTTTCTGGATTggttcccctgtgcacaaagcaagctttgGTTAAAgtaactccagtggtctgcacagagccctgacctcgacccactgaacagctttggaatgaactggaacatcaactgaggctttattGACAAAAATCAGTGCCCGGTGTTATGTTTTATTGTAGGGACAACCGTACAACAGCAAGGGACAATACCTTCTTCTCCCCGCCCCACTAGACACCATCAATGTCCATGTGAGAGAAGGCCATATTATTCCACAGCAGGTACtctatacacatacactgatcgaACACTGTGATCTAACTTTGTTTGCTTGATTTTTTAAACTTAGGAACTGTGTATGTATTCAGGTGCCGGCACTGACAACATCTGCCTCAAGCCGTAACCCTTTCTTCCTGACGGTAGCACTGTCCTCAGGGGGGTGGGCCAAAGGAGAGCTGTTCTGGGATGATGGGGACAGCTTGGACACATTTGAGCGTGAAGATTACTCATATATCATCTTCATGGCAGGACAGGTAGCTGTTTAAATTCTTTCAGGAACcgtgttattattatatcactatcatttacatttttgatcacCAGCAAGGTTGCACTTTGTTCAAACAAGACAGTACAGAGGATCATGCTATGTTTTCTGTATTCCTCACCCCTCATGGTGGCTCCACACATCAAATAGCGCCTCTAGAGTCCTCAACCCTGCTGCTGTGTCCACTAcgtatcaaacccaggtctctgCGGTCATTAGcattagaccgctgcaccacccgagtccCTAGTTTGTCTTCAGTGGTTGTTTTTGATGAGCGCACCTGGTCTTCCTGTTTGTTTAcgtctttattttattctttagtcACAGTTGGTGAGTGAGCCATTAAAACTGAATGGAGCTCTGGATGGTTTAGTCCTGGGAGAAGTGCGTGTATTTGGAGTTCCAACCCCTCCATCAAAAGTATTAGCTAACGGGAAACAAGTGACTGATTTTTCCTACCGCTCGGACACTCAGGTAATGCATTTGAATGTTATGCTCAAAAATATGTAGCCATTAGTTTTGTAAGgacagtggctaagtggttagTGGTTTGGGCTGTTGATCAGAGGTTTGATGATTAAAATCCAGCCTCCACCAAGCTACCATACTAAAGCCAAAGGTTTTGTTGTGATGTTAAGTGAGCACATATGGATCTGATGCTTGGGTGTATACATATTTTGGCTTGTTCCTTTAAGGGACTGAATGACTAGAACACAAACTTGGTGTTTAAAAGTCAAGAAAGCTGCACATCACCATAGGCTTGTAGGCTGTGATAAACACAGTTGGGTCCTTTAGTAAGACATCAGAATTGGTTTTGGAGTTGTTAAACCAGGCTAAAATTAAGCCTTTGGAAAATAAACACGGTCTGTGATGTTTTCATTTTcttgatctttatttaactgacgaacgtgtgtgtgtgtgtgtgtatgtgtgtatgttgtagGTTCTAACAGTGTCTAACCTGGCCTTGCTTATGTCAGAGGCATTTACCATgcagtggagctgatgaaaccTCTGGTGGCACAGTTCATGTTTCAGTATATAAAGGAATGACTGTCTGACCAAATGAATGACATGAAAGACATTTGTATGCTGAACATGTTGTTTGAAGGTTGCTGAACTTTTGTAAGCTTAATAAATTTGACATATTTTCTATGAACTATGTTTTGTAATATGTCTTGTTTCTTTTCATTTTGATATGCACTTCTGAATTAAACCAATGATTAGATACACTTCGAGATGACATGTTACAGACTTTATTTAACTGCTTTGAATAATTAGAACACAAACTTTCaaggcagaaaaaaaaaactgagttatttcatacatttattgtacattttaGAGACAGATATGTATCGATATTTTAGTATGTTAATTTGTGAGGAATATTCTACTGTACAGTGATGAGCcagaacattagaaccacccaaaaatgtgcatgacAATGGCTTTTTTATTACAGTGTTACTGTACTTTGTTATATCTATACATATCTCCTATCACACATCCTTTTACAGTACTTTCAGTTTTATGTTTGACACCTACACCAAGAGAAATTCCATGTATACCTGGTACTTGCTGAATTCTGTGTTTTTGAAAGCTGAAAGGAGTTCcaaaaaacccacatggacacaaaaCGATCAAGTGAAACTTTCACAGACAATAACTGGAAGTGAAAATCAAACACGGGACCTTAGGAAACGTGTGTCAGGCTGCACCAGCTCTCTGGTCTGGCCTTTGGCACAAATAATGCATTTCTGGACATTTTCTGCTTTGTGTGTAGCACAGCAAGTCTCATGTTAATATTTTTGGTAATGTGATGGccgttatatatttaatttgttCAAATTCTCAATTTTTTTTACTCTCATGGAGGCAAAAGTAGGAGGCCAAGTGacctaaatattaatattatgttaAGTGAGGTAAAAGCTAAGCAATACATTTTACTGAAACATAACAAATGTAGGGGTATCATTAAAAACCTGTGATATTATTCAATAACAAGGCTTTTATACAGAACAGGATACAAGATATCATTTTACACTATAGGTAACTACAAATAGTGATAGTTAAAGTGTTCATTCAGGATGGGTATCAAAACGCCATATTTATTGTTTCATTGACGTAAATAGAAACATTTAGGGGTTCTAACTATGTTCCTAAACGTTATACAGTAAATATatgcttattaaaaaacaaagacTATACTGTAGGTAAATCAGtctcattctataatttggggtacatttcacatcaccaaaaaagtacaaaaacaatgttctctctcaataaaacaatcagtggttcaagttaatatattctttagtgtaacatatccactatttgcaaagcttaaacattatttttttttattttaattttaaagggacagtagatgtagactactaggtaacttagttgacaggtaacgtagttgacaatttccctattttgacccataacttcagtggtagaccttgcctggctgaccacatgtcatttcttgaacagaataatgtctaatttgaacatacgtttgaattaaaattataaaaaaaaatttaaccataacaatgtatgtaacatagttgacggtcaattaatatactcattgacaatgttctattatagataaaatatttaaaaaaataagaggacattcaccacagtttgttcaatataccctccacagagaaaaatgatatcatgtaatgctggtcacatagttttagaacaaaccatttttgagttgctgagtggagttctgttagtaacatagttgacagaacttttgcggacattaataaataaagatatttaaattatttaaaagagaaactcaatttaaaaaatattatttttctttggtatttaaacttttaaaataaataaaaaaatagatgttgttgcccttaatgattttattcattattttaaaaccaaggcaccctcaacttagaAAACGGACACAGAAAaacctgttcatttaggaacatcatgacaaatttcaagctaaatgaagcataggatgcacataatgtttttgtgatattacaacatgttttccattaataggtaaaatatgacatttttaaagaaaatagttagaataaatataattattatcattggacatggaatgtaccccaaattatagaatgactcctATACAGTATTGTCATTATGTAGTTTGCTGGTTAGCACTACCAAAGGTCTGAATGCTGGGTAGTTTCAACACCCTTAAGTGTTTCAATTTCCAACTACATTAATTAGATTCTGTGTAAACTAAAAAATGTTcacaagtgttatttaaatatcaaagctaacacacaccaacaaacgTCACACTCTATACTGCCGCTTTAACTCTGAATGGGCTACAAAGCGgcacaatctggcaaccctgagtTGAGCAGTAGCGGTAGGCTACAGTAGCTTGCAGTgcggtgtagtgtagtgtgtagcgCTTTGGATAAACATACAAGGTGCAGCTACATTTAAACAGTCCAAACAATTTAATTTACTACCCAGATCACACAGTGAGATGGTCGGGCGGTGACTATATCCAGGGGGATTAAAGGTAAGACTTGTACACTGAATGTTTTAGGTTGTTTTTGGCTGTTTGAATGCGAGCGTGTCCCATACGGAGACCGTCAGTGCTGATCCCCGTTTATTACAGTAAACCTGGGCGGTGTTAGTGAGTAATGATGCTGGGCTTTAATAGCGGGCACTGTAGGTAGAgatcacagtgtgtgtgtgtgtttgggtttaAACTGCTATAAAATCGTATCTGATCTGTAGAGCATGGTCAGTTTAGGCCTAGCATGAACGACCTCCATCCTGCATTCTGTATCCAGGTTTGAAAGGCGGATAGGATGAGAACAGATACCTTGGTTGCAGCTGCAGGAGTGGAATTACAATTAATAATGTCATTATATCCTTTATCTCTTTTGTACTCTAAACACTAGATGGTATAGTTTTTTAAAGATGACTGACATGCATCATACACTTCTCATTAGTTGCTATTCAAGACAGTTATGCAGAAAAAGTCACCTGCTTTACCATGACCATTCACCCCAGTGCACTTTTGAAATGATCAGAACCCATGTCCTGAGGTTGTCTGATATCATTTGGCAGGTTTTAATGAATTGCACAGGACAGTGTTAGCCTAGTAGGTAAGGCTGTGGGCTGTCAACTGATAAGGTTGAAAGTTCGAATCCCATGtggccatgcagccactgttgggcccttgagtaaggcccttaaccctctctgcttcaggggcggtgtacaatgtctgaccctgtgctctgaccccagcttccaaacaagctgtgatatgTGAAGaatgaattttgttgtactgtacacctgtatatgtgtaataaagacattctattgTATTCTAATTATTTAGAACGTTGTGCATCTACTGAATCTatactgtaatttttttttaacatggaCAAGAACTCTGACATGTTCCTCTGTGCtaaga is a window of Trichomycterus rosablanca isolate fTriRos1 chromosome 22, fTriRos1.hap1, whole genome shotgun sequence DNA encoding:
- the gaa gene encoding lysosomal alpha-glucosidase is translated as MTWCGFSQIPISAAFLVTALLSSFILISDLHDQHTSTVRLTSHPQLRTEAVPNNRDFHVNKAKNITNTFPVKEQPTYSTAAENICSLPVEKRFDCARDRTLTREGCEKRGCCYVPLLQSAFSGPPWCFYPVSFPGYKMGPLLPTPKGQTASLTRTALSYLPGDVSTLQLEVMSEEPGRLHLTLKDPLSARYEVPFVTVPPSRPADKQSLLYDVEFHPDPFGFVVRRRSNGRVLVNTTVAPLLFADQYLQLSTSLASSLVSGFGEHYTQLTLDLNWTSITLWNRDMAPHSDANLYGSHPFCLVQEGDGHAYGIFLLNSNAMEVALQPMPAVTWVTIGGILDFYIFLGPDPQSVVRQYHEVIGYAMMPPYWSLGFHLCRWGYTSSNVTRSVVQRMHQAQFPLDVQWNDLDYADKKRVFTFDPQRFGDLPEMVQEFHQQGMKYILILDPGISSSSPPGSYKPFDDGERRGVFIKNLTGQTLIGKVWPGPTAFPDFTNPECVSWWKECISDFHATVPFDGLWIDMNEPASFVPGSVHGCPSTNLENPPYVPDVIEGRLNSGTLCMTSQQVYSSHYNLHNLYGLTEAIATHSALLKVRGSRPFVLSRSSFPGLGRFSGHWTGDVRSDWEQLRYSIPAVLLFGLYGVPLVGADVCGFEGDTNEELCVRWTQLGAFYPFMRNHNDRPNAPQEPYVFGQEAQAAMRNVIMLRYSLLPFLYTLFHHAHTSASTVARPLFLEFPSDPNCQTIDRQFLWGSSLLITPVLEQGAVELAAYLPPSLWYSLHNGQPYNSKGQYLLLPAPLDTINVHVREGHIIPQQVPALTTSASSRNPFFLTVALSSGGWAKGELFWDDGDSLDTFEREDYSYIIFMAGQSQLVSEPLKLNGALDGLVLGEVRVFGVPTPPSKVLANGKQVTDFSYRSDTQVLTVSNLALLMSEAFTMQWS